In a single window of the Nicotiana tomentosiformis chromosome 8, ASM39032v3, whole genome shotgun sequence genome:
- the LOC104098834 gene encoding peroxisomal acyl-coenzyme A oxidase 1-like: protein MSVACAQNLSKFDNPEEGFAELATDLAEAAVAHCQLIVVSKFIERLQQDIPGEGVKQQLEVLCGIYFLFLLHKHQGDFLGTGYITSKQASLANDQLRALYSQLRPNAISMVDAFNYTDHFLDSILGRYDGNVYPKLYEAAWKDPLNQSDIADGFHEYIRPLLKQQLRTARL from the exons ATGTCTGTTGCTTGTGCTCAGAATCTTAGCAAGTTTGATAATCCAGAAGAAG GCTTTGCAGAACTTGCAACTGATTTAGCTGAAGCAGCAGTTGCTCATTGTCAATTAATTGTTGTCTCCAA GTTTATTGAGAGGTTGCAACAAGACATTCCTGGGGAAGGGGTTAAGCAACAGCTGGAGGTGCTTTGCGGTATCTATTTCCTCTTCCTCCTTCACAAACATCAAGGAGATTTTCTCGGAACTGGCTATATCACCTCAAAGCAGGCGTCACTTGCTAATGACCAGCTCAGAGCCTTATATTCCCAG CTTCGTCCAAATGCTATATCGATGGTTGATGCATTTAACTATACCGATCACTTCCTTGATTCAATTCTTGGACGTTATGATGGAAACGTGTATCCGAAACTGTATGAGGCTGCATGGAAGGATCCTCTCAACCAATCGGATATAGCTGACGGCTTCCATGAATATATTAGGCCACTACTCAAGCAGCAACTGCGTACTGCTCGACTGTGA